The following coding sequences lie in one Rutidosis leptorrhynchoides isolate AG116_Rl617_1_P2 chromosome 4, CSIRO_AGI_Rlap_v1, whole genome shotgun sequence genomic window:
- the LOC139842670 gene encoding peroxidase 5-like: MGLDTAEAQSSLKFGFYKTTCPTAEQIVRDTVNETVTLNPGMAAGILRLYFHDCFVRGCDASLLIKTVPGNEIESEQDSGANAGTLRGFDIIDQAKAKLEAACPNTVSCADILAFAARDSTTTVGGFSYAIPSGRRDGRTSNIGEVNLPSPASDLNALKRAFIAKGLSVVDIIALSGAHSIGRAGCNFVTPRLYSFNGTRGADPLLDPKYAAFLKTKCPKSSGISSGTTDLDPVSGNRLDNQYYRNLKQHRVLFSSDETLLDSAMTARLVANYANDSNAWRRDFVAAMVRLGSVGVLTGTKGEIRKNCGAIN, from the exons ATGGGTTTAGATACAGCAGAAGCTCAGTCGTCGTTAAAATTTGGTTTTTACAAAACCACGTGCCCTACCGCAGAGCAGATTGTGCGAGATACAGTGAATGAAACAGTCACATTAAACCCGGGAATGGCTGCCGGAATACTTCGACTTTATTTCCATGACTGCTTTGTCAGG GGTTGTGACGCTTCACTTCTAATTAAAACGGTACCAGGCAACGAAATCGAGTCAGAGCAAGATTCCGGAGCAAATGCCGGAACATTAAGAGGATTCGACATAATAGATCAAGCAAAGGCAAAGCTCGAAGCTGCGTGTCCAAACACTGTCTCATGTGCAGACATTTTGGCTTTCGCTGCTCGAGATAGTACAACCACTGTTGGTGGATTCTCTTACGCTATCCCTTCTGGGCGACGTGACGGAAGAACTTCAAATATAGGCGAAGTCAACCTTCCATCACCCGCCTCTGACCTAAATGCCCTTAAGCGCGCATTTATAGCTAAGGGTTTGAGCGTCGTGGATATTATTGCCCTCTCCGGGGCCCACTCTATCGGTAGAGCAGGGTGCAACTTTGTTACACCCCGTCTCTACTCATTTAACGGAACACGCGGTGCTGATCCTTTGCTAGATCCAAAATATGCAGCGTTTTTGAAAACAAAATGCCCCAAGAGTAGTGGGATATCATCTGGGACCACAGACCTTGATCCTGTGAGTGGGAATCGTCTTGATAATCAATATTATCGTAATTTGAAACAACATCGCGTTTTGTTCTCTTCAGATGAAACTTTACTAGATAGTGCAATGACAGCAAGATTGGTTGCCAATTATGCAAATGACTCGAATGCTTGGAGAAGGGATTTTGTTGCAGCAATGGTTCGATTAGGTTCTGTTGGTGTATTGACAGGGACGAAAGGAGAGATTCGTAAGAACTGTGGGGCTATAAACTAA
- the LOC139845157 gene encoding uncharacterized protein, with translation MKRAKALTVIGTKYLFTQPTIKSSLDLPALTTLHLENVVLDNEKRDKYNGLFSKCLNLKNLTLSNCSIHDHNDYFTQDKFSYLTPEKGLYSVANVVAPHLKNLTVEDCTGHLKIYAPELTSLKYEAPCYENFYARGLSCLEKVEFFMCPFEEDGHAIIKMLQQFHNVKHLTLGLEILELESVVDAVSNLPSPFANLKSLKIYPRRDYGEKKVNIPTQVKNFLLGASPNATVSIYSREEVKAFKYPKCPK, from the exons ATGAAACGCGCCAAAGCTCTCACTGTGATTGGAACTAAATATCTTTTTACTCAACCCACAATTAAATCATCTTTGGACCTACCAGCGTTAACAACGCTGCATTTAGAAAATGTCGTCCTTGATAACGAAAAGCGTGACAAGTATAATGGTCTTTTCTCTAAGTGCCTAAACTTAAAAAATCTTACCTTATCTAACTGCTCCATACACGATCATAATGATTATTTTACCCAGGATAAGTTTTCTTATCTCACCCCTGAAAAAGGTTTGTATTCTGTTGCTAATGTGGTTGCACCTCACCTAAAGAATCTCACTGTTGAAGACTGCACAGGTCATCTTAAGATTTATGCACCCGAATTAACCTCATTAAAGTATGAAGCTCCATGTTATGAAAACTTTTATGCAAGGGGTTTGTCTTGTTTGGAGAAAGTGGAATTCTTTATGTGTCCATTTGAGGAAGATGGTCATGCAATTATTAAGATGCTTCAACAGTTCCACAATGTTAAACATCTCACACTTGGATTGGAAATCCTAGAG CTTGAATCAGTTGTAGATGCAGTCTCAAATCTACCATCTCCATTTGCTAATTTAAAGAGTCTCAAGATTTATCCACGGAGAGATTACGGAGAAAAGAAAGTAAACATTCCTACACAAGTCAAAAACTTTCTTCTAGGTGCTTCTCCAAATGCCACTGTCTCGATATACTCACGCGAG GAGGTGAAAGCATTCAAGTATCCCAAATGCCCAAAGTAG